The following proteins are encoded in a genomic region of Papaver somniferum cultivar HN1 unplaced genomic scaffold, ASM357369v1 unplaced-scaffold_10, whole genome shotgun sequence:
- the LOC113326964 gene encoding transcription factor MYB78-like, giving the protein MYSSSTTTMNNNRRSAGGGGDSSSSSTTMTTTQSSSDNEDVMMAMDYEQQEDLDLRRGPWTDEEDHLLTSYIANHGEGRWNSLAHAAGLKRTGKSCRLRWLNYLRPDVRRGNITPEEQLMILELHSQWGNRWSKIAQYLPGRTDNEIKNYWRTRVQKHAKQLRCDVNSKLFKDTMRNVWMPRLAERIQAAADGTSLESTNTITGHHFNNNIDFTSVAESTNINDMGMINTNRTNRRRSIKSEDNYTTAKVPASSSTADSLWTNTVTTQVPSPVSDLTYDQYQYPFETNCESTTTQTSHIMNYPDYIMPSPIGYNLNHDFNFQGCTTSSAHEQQNMSNISGNWLGSDTSSTITQDNSLWDYLWNPNQDIMFIQQQQQF; this is encoded by the exons atgtattcatcatcaactACTACTATGAATAATAATAGAAGAtcagctggtggtggtggtgatagcaGTAGTTCTAGTACCACTATGACAACAACACAAAGTAGCAGTGATAATGAAGATGTGATGATGGCTATGGATTACGAGCAACAAGAGGATCTTGATCTACGAAGAGGTCCATGGACAGATGAAGAGGATCATTTGCTTACTAGTTACATTGCAAACCATGGCGAAGGTCGTTGGAACTCTCTTGCTCATGCCGCTGGTCTAAAACGTACCGGAAAAAGCTGTAGATTGAGATGGTTGAATTACTTACGCCCTGATGTTCGACGCGGTAATATTACACCGGAAGAACAACTTATGATTCTTGAACTCCATTCTCAATGGGGAAACAG GTGGTCAAAGATTGCTCAATATCTACCGGGAAGAACAGATAATGAGATAAAGAACTATTGGAGAACAAGGGTACAAAAACACGCCAAGCAACTCCGGTGCGACGTTAACAGCAAACTCTTCAAAGACACCATGCGTAATGTTTGGATGCCAAGATTGGCTGAAAGAATTCAAGCAGCAGCGGATGGGACGTCTCTGGAATCCACCAACACCATTACAGGACACCATTTCAATAATAATATAGATTTCACATCAGTCGCAGAGAGCACCAACATTAATGACATGGGAATGATCAATACTAATCGAACTAATCGAAGAAGAAGTATAAAGTCTGAGGACAACTATACAACTGCTAAGGTTCCTGCTTCATCATCGACCGCCGATTCTTTATGGACAAACACGGTGACAACCCAAGTTCCTTCTCCGGTTTCAGACCTTACTTACGATCAATATCAGTACCCTTTTGAGACTAATTGTGAGAGCACTACTACCCAAACTTCACATATCATGAATTACCCAGACTATATCATGCCCAGTCCTATAGGTTACAACCTAAACCATGATTTCAACTTTCAAGGTTGTACTACTAGTAGCGCCCACGAACAACAGAACATGAGCAACATTAGTGGCAATTGGTTAGGGAGTGATACTAGTAGTACTATCACTCAAGATAATTCATTATGGGACTATTTGTGGAACCCTAATCAAGATATCATGttcatacaacaacaacaacagttctga